Proteins from a genomic interval of Nocardioidaceae bacterium:
- the nudC gene encoding NAD(+) diphosphatase — protein sequence MALAARPHDRIAHRRTDAAWLASAWVDPAARVLELRRDMLPTYAAQDGSGATRLAWRAAPTVDADEAAGRGAVTVLLGQRDGVTHLALLHPAPPEDDPPTDAGRPPAEWTTLRDVVQNLAEDDAALAVHAVGLAEWHRGTRFCARCGGGLDPAQAGHLLVCRQCRRHHFPRTDPAVIMLVRTGDGESERCLLGRHPGWPEGRYSTLAGFVEPGETCEDAVRREVAEETGVRVGDVRFEGDQPWPFPASLMVGFTATAESTEIAVDGEEIEDARWFTRRELEACATSGEVVLPGGVSISRVLIERWFGGELPGRW from the coding sequence ATAGCCCTCGCCGCGCGGCCGCACGACCGCATCGCGCACCGGCGTACCGACGCCGCGTGGCTCGCCTCGGCCTGGGTGGACCCCGCAGCCCGGGTGCTGGAGCTGCGCCGCGACATGCTCCCGACGTACGCCGCACAGGACGGCAGCGGGGCCACCCGGCTCGCGTGGCGCGCAGCACCCACGGTCGACGCCGACGAGGCGGCGGGCCGCGGGGCCGTCACGGTGCTCCTCGGCCAGCGCGACGGGGTCACCCACCTCGCGCTGCTGCACCCGGCGCCGCCCGAGGACGACCCGCCGACCGATGCCGGTCGGCCGCCGGCGGAGTGGACGACGCTCCGCGACGTCGTGCAGAACCTCGCCGAGGACGACGCGGCGCTCGCGGTGCACGCCGTCGGTCTGGCGGAGTGGCACCGAGGCACCCGCTTCTGCGCCCGGTGCGGGGGAGGACTCGACCCGGCCCAGGCGGGTCACCTGCTCGTCTGTCGGCAGTGCCGGCGCCACCACTTCCCGCGTACGGATCCGGCGGTGATCATGCTCGTCCGCACTGGGGACGGCGAGTCCGAACGCTGCCTGCTCGGCCGGCACCCCGGCTGGCCCGAGGGCAGGTACTCGACCCTCGCCGGCTTCGTCGAGCCCGGCGAGACGTGCGAGGACGCCGTACGCCGCGAGGTGGCCGAGGAGACCGGCGTCCGCGTCGGTGACGTCCGCTTCGAAGGAGACCAGCCGTGGCCGTTCCCGGCCAGCCTGATGGTGGGCTTCACCGCGACGGCGGAGAGCACCGAGATCGCCGTCGACGGCGAGGAGATCGAGGACGCCCGATGGTTCACGCGGCGCGAGCTGGAGGCGTGTGCGACCTCCGGCGAGGTCGTGCTGCCCGGCGGGGTGTCGATCTCCCGCGTCCTGATCGAGCGGTGGTTCGGCGGCGAGCTGCCAGGACGCTGGTGA
- a CDS encoding mycoredoxin: protein MAASVTMYTTSWCPFCHMLKARLADRDIVWDEIDIDADEEAAVVVMQANNGNRTVPTLVYSDGSTQTNPSAQQVQLKLAELAETV, encoded by the coding sequence ATGGCAGCCAGCGTGACGATGTACACCACGTCGTGGTGTCCCTTCTGCCACATGCTGAAGGCACGTCTGGCCGATCGCGACATCGTCTGGGACGAGATCGACATCGACGCCGACGAGGAGGCCGCGGTCGTGGTGATGCAGGCCAACAACGGCAACCGCACGGTGCCGACGCTGGTCTACTCCGACGGCAGCACCCAGACCAACCCCTCGGCGCAGCAGGTGCAGCTCAAGCTCGCCGAACTCGCCGAGACCGTCTGA
- a CDS encoding ATP-dependent DNA helicase UvrD2, with the protein MTHPLLEALDPEQRAVAEALRGPVRVLAGAGTGKTRAITHRIAHGVATGLYAPQQVLAVTFTARAAGEMRTRLRDLGAPGVQARTFHSAALRQVRYFWPRVYGGEPPQLVESKLSMLALAARRVRVQPDQAVLRDLASEVEWSKVSNVRPGQYAALAPQHQRSVAGVSAALVGQVYAAYEEVKREQGRMDMEDVLLLATALLAEDERVAAQVRQQYAWFTVDEFQDVSPVQATLLDLWLGGREELCVVGDPAQTIYSFAGATPTYLREFTTKHPGATRVELVRNYRSTPQVVAAANQVLAGGRGLSGGVTLRSQRPDGAAVSFREHTDEVAEAEAVAREIATLRSEGVPLREMAVLFRINAQSEAVEEALAARSIPYVVRGAARFFERAEVRQAVTLLRGAARGGAAGGEGVVPDTRAVLAGIGWTEEAPEGRGQQRDRWESFHALVSVAEDFAASRPDADLGAFVDDLDRRAGEQFAPVAEGVTLATMHAAKGLEWDAVFVCGVQEGSMPIVHAAQADDPEAVEEERRLLYVALTRARLHLKVSWSRARNPGQRASRKPSRFLAQVAPETVTDPAGAGSGSRTARRKRGKSAPASCSVCGGPLATAAERRTGHCVDCPVAYDEALFERLREWRKERASADSVPAYVVFTDATLQAIAERTPADEQALLAVNGVGRAKIEKYAEDVLALIADA; encoded by the coding sequence ATGACCCACCCGCTCCTCGAGGCCCTCGACCCGGAGCAGCGCGCCGTCGCCGAGGCGCTGCGGGGTCCCGTCCGGGTGCTCGCCGGCGCCGGCACCGGCAAGACCCGGGCCATCACGCACCGCATCGCCCACGGCGTCGCCACCGGCCTGTACGCCCCGCAGCAGGTGCTCGCCGTCACCTTCACCGCCCGCGCGGCCGGCGAGATGCGCACCCGGCTGCGCGACCTGGGGGCCCCGGGCGTGCAGGCGCGCACCTTCCACTCCGCGGCGCTGCGTCAGGTGCGCTACTTCTGGCCGCGGGTCTACGGCGGGGAGCCGCCGCAGCTGGTGGAGTCCAAGCTGAGCATGCTCGCCCTGGCGGCACGGCGCGTGCGGGTGCAGCCCGACCAGGCCGTGCTGCGCGACCTCGCCAGCGAGGTCGAGTGGTCCAAGGTCTCCAACGTGAGACCCGGGCAGTACGCCGCGCTGGCACCGCAGCACCAGCGGTCGGTGGCCGGCGTCTCCGCGGCGCTCGTGGGGCAGGTCTACGCAGCGTACGAGGAGGTCAAGCGCGAGCAGGGTCGCATGGACATGGAGGACGTGCTGCTTCTCGCCACCGCGCTGCTGGCGGAGGACGAGCGGGTCGCGGCACAGGTGAGGCAGCAGTACGCCTGGTTCACCGTCGATGAGTTCCAGGACGTCTCGCCGGTGCAGGCGACGCTGCTCGACCTGTGGCTGGGAGGCCGGGAGGAGCTCTGCGTCGTCGGTGACCCGGCCCAGACGATCTACAGCTTCGCGGGCGCCACACCGACCTACCTGCGCGAGTTCACGACCAAGCACCCGGGTGCGACGCGGGTGGAGCTGGTGCGCAACTACCGCTCCACGCCGCAGGTCGTCGCCGCGGCGAACCAGGTGCTGGCCGGGGGGAGGGGGCTCAGCGGCGGTGTGACGTTGCGCAGCCAACGGCCCGACGGTGCCGCCGTGAGCTTCCGCGAGCACACCGACGAGGTGGCCGAGGCCGAGGCGGTGGCGCGGGAGATCGCGACGCTGCGGTCCGAGGGGGTGCCGCTGCGCGAGATGGCGGTGCTCTTCCGCATCAACGCGCAGTCCGAGGCCGTGGAGGAGGCGCTGGCCGCACGCAGCATCCCGTACGTCGTCCGCGGTGCCGCCCGCTTCTTCGAACGCGCCGAGGTGCGGCAGGCGGTCACGCTGCTGCGTGGTGCGGCCCGCGGCGGCGCCGCCGGCGGTGAGGGCGTCGTGCCCGACACCCGCGCGGTGCTCGCCGGCATCGGCTGGACAGAGGAGGCGCCCGAGGGGCGTGGGCAGCAACGGGACCGCTGGGAGTCCTTCCACGCGCTGGTCTCGGTCGCGGAGGACTTCGCGGCCTCCCGTCCCGACGCGGACCTGGGCGCGTTCGTGGACGACCTCGATCGTCGTGCGGGCGAGCAGTTCGCCCCGGTGGCCGAGGGGGTCACGCTCGCGACGATGCACGCCGCGAAGGGCCTGGAGTGGGACGCGGTCTTCGTCTGCGGCGTGCAGGAGGGATCGATGCCGATCGTGCACGCGGCGCAGGCCGACGACCCCGAGGCCGTCGAGGAGGAGCGCCGGCTGCTCTACGTCGCGCTGACCCGTGCCCGACTGCACCTGAAGGTCTCCTGGTCGCGCGCCCGCAACCCCGGGCAGCGCGCCTCGCGCAAGCCCTCGCGCTTCCTCGCGCAGGTCGCGCCCGAGACGGTGACGGACCCCGCGGGTGCAGGGTCGGGGTCGCGGACCGCGAGACGCAAGCGCGGCAAGTCGGCGCCGGCGTCCTGCTCGGTGTGCGGGGGCCCGCTGGCCACGGCGGCCGAGCGGCGTACGGGCCACTGCGTCGACTGTCCGGTGGCCTACGACGAGGCCCTCTTCGAACGGCTGCGGGAGTGGCGCAAGGAGCGCGCGTCCGCGGACTCGGTGCCTGCGTACGTCGTCTTCACCGACGCGACCCTGCAGGCGATCGCCGAGCGCACGCCGGCGGACGAGCAGGCGCTGCTCGCCGTCAACGGCGTCGGACGCGCGAAGATCGAGAAGTACGCCGAGGATGTGCTCGCCCTCATCGCGGACGCCTGA
- a CDS encoding WhiB family transcriptional regulator encodes MSTPAPLIDLDVPSAALDLPCVGRADLFFAEAPDDIERAKAMCLHCPLQQACLEGALDRSEAAGVWGGQLLVAGEVVARKRPRGRPRKHAA; translated from the coding sequence ATGAGCACCCCCGCACCCCTGATCGACCTCGACGTCCCGAGCGCCGCGCTCGACCTGCCGTGTGTCGGACGCGCCGACCTGTTCTTCGCCGAGGCCCCCGACGACATCGAGCGCGCCAAGGCGATGTGCCTGCACTGCCCGCTGCAGCAGGCGTGCCTCGAGGGCGCACTCGACCGCAGCGAGGCAGCCGGCGTCTGGGGCGGCCAGCTGCTCGTCGCCGGCGAGGTCGTCGCCCGCAAGCGGCCCCGGGGGCGGCCGCGCAAGCACGCGGCCTGA